The following proteins are co-located in the bacterium genome:
- a CDS encoding amidohydrolase → MVQNGLGTARTRFACNRSQEGVQVMERYMVISSDCHAGLKPEDYRDYVDPKYRDAFDAALPIQIEMTRKAAKKFLVDEINEEWRKGHESGLEGAWNHADRIKVLDADGCAGEIVFPDGITEMNMPPFGAGLALPTEGISPELQWAGARAHNRWIAEFCSITPERHAGLAIVPMLWDVDDAVKEVRWARENGLRGIMIPTQWGKLDSYSHEKYDPVWRVCEELEMVLNIHSGAAPMDDYGNGSGMMGSYISEVAFFAARPITFMIWGGVFERFPGLKLMVTEATSVWVPEYLALLDFRYEDTPYSAKLGDYTSHLPLKPSEYFRRSVFLGASCMPRREAVLRHEIGVENLIWGSDYPHPEGTWPDTKKQMVDTFHDVPEDELALMVGGNAAKLFGFDTDKLEAIAAEIGPLKSDFVTTSSKQ, encoded by the coding sequence ATGGTCATTTCGTCGGATTGCCACGCCGGGCTGAAGCCGGAAGATTACCGCGACTACGTGGACCCGAAGTACCGCGATGCTTTCGATGCCGCGCTTCCGATCCAGATCGAGATGACTCGAAAGGCGGCCAAGAAATTCCTGGTCGACGAGATCAACGAAGAATGGCGCAAGGGGCATGAGTCCGGCCTCGAAGGTGCCTGGAATCACGCGGACCGGATCAAAGTACTCGACGCCGATGGTTGTGCCGGTGAGATCGTCTTCCCGGACGGCATCACCGAGATGAACATGCCGCCTTTCGGTGCCGGACTCGCGCTCCCTACGGAAGGAATCTCACCCGAACTGCAATGGGCCGGTGCTCGCGCCCACAATCGCTGGATCGCCGAGTTCTGTTCCATCACTCCGGAACGCCACGCCGGACTCGCCATCGTTCCCATGCTCTGGGACGTCGACGACGCGGTCAAGGAAGTGCGTTGGGCCCGAGAGAACGGCTTGCGGGGCATCATGATCCCGACCCAATGGGGCAAGCTCGATTCGTACAGCCACGAAAAATACGACCCCGTCTGGCGGGTATGTGAAGAACTCGAGATGGTGCTCAACATCCATTCGGGCGCCGCTCCGATGGACGACTACGGCAACGGCTCCGGGATGATGGGCTCCTACATCAGCGAGGTCGCCTTCTTCGCTGCGCGCCCCATTACCTTCATGATCTGGGGCGGCGTTTTCGAACGCTTCCCGGGACTCAAGCTGATGGTGACCGAGGCCACTTCCGTATGGGTGCCAGAGTATCTCGCCCTGCTCGACTTCCGTTACGAAGACACACCCTATAGTGCGAAACTCGGTGACTACACCAGTCATCTTCCCTTGAAGCCAAGCGAGTACTTCCGCAGGAGCGTCTTCCTGGGCGCTTCGTGCATGCCGCGCAGGGAGGCCGTGCTGCGCCACGAGATCGGCGTAGAAAACCTGATCTGGGGCTCCGACTATCCGCACCCGGAAGGCACCTGGCCCGATACGAAGAAGCAGATGGTCGACACCTTCCACGATGTCCCCGAAGACGAACTCGCCCTGATGGTCGGCGGAAATGCGGCCAAGCTCTTCGGCTTCGACACAGATAAACTGGAAGCCATCGCCGCAGAAATTGGACCGCTAAAGAGCGACTTCGTCACCACGAGTTCGAAGCAGTAG
- a CDS encoding NAD(P)H-quinone oxidoreductase, with the protein MRAIRVEGQGKDVKLVLGEIPAPSVGEGQIGIRVAATAVNRADLLQARGMYPAPPGASEILGLECSGTVDEVGEGVEGFAVGDRVMALLSGGGYAERAVVHAGSVMPIPERISLIDAAGIPEVFLTCDLNLFQLAGVPRGGAALVHGGGSGIGTCSIQLLKHAGVTSIVTAGSDDKCKRCIDLGADHALNYREAEFAPRVLELTGGRGVDVVFDSIGAPYLAQHLKCLAIGGRLVLIGLMGGAKAEVNLGPILVRRLSVIGSTLRARPDAEKAQIVSRFWQRAGEALVSGEIGPEIDRVLQLAEAQRAHEVVSASEHFGKVVLAVRDD; encoded by the coding sequence GTGAGAGCGATTCGGGTTGAGGGGCAGGGCAAGGACGTCAAACTGGTGCTCGGCGAAATCCCGGCCCCCAGCGTCGGAGAGGGCCAGATCGGCATTCGCGTGGCGGCTACGGCCGTCAATCGTGCGGACTTGCTGCAGGCTCGCGGGATGTACCCGGCGCCTCCGGGGGCTTCAGAGATCCTGGGGCTGGAGTGTTCAGGGACGGTCGACGAGGTCGGGGAGGGTGTGGAGGGATTTGCTGTCGGGGATCGCGTGATGGCGTTGCTGTCCGGTGGTGGCTACGCCGAGCGCGCGGTCGTTCATGCCGGGTCGGTCATGCCCATTCCCGAGCGGATCTCGTTGATCGATGCCGCGGGAATACCGGAGGTCTTTCTCACCTGCGACCTGAACCTGTTTCAGCTCGCAGGGGTTCCCCGCGGAGGGGCTGCGCTCGTTCACGGCGGTGGCAGCGGTATCGGAACGTGTTCCATTCAGCTCTTGAAGCACGCCGGTGTCACTTCGATCGTGACGGCCGGGAGTGACGACAAGTGCAAGCGCTGCATCGATCTGGGCGCCGACCACGCGCTGAACTATCGCGAAGCTGAATTCGCGCCCAGGGTGTTGGAGTTGACCGGCGGCCGGGGTGTGGACGTGGTCTTCGATTCGATCGGTGCGCCCTATCTGGCTCAGCATCTGAAGTGTCTGGCGATTGGGGGGCGTCTGGTCTTGATCGGCTTGATGGGGGGAGCCAAGGCCGAGGTGAACCTGGGTCCGATCCTGGTTCGCCGTCTGAGTGTGATCGGGTCCACCTTGCGCGCCCGTCCGGATGCGGAGAAGGCGCAGATCGTGAGTCGTTTCTGGCAGCGGGCTGGCGAAGCGCTGGTGAGTGGCGAGATCGGACCCGAGATCGATCGCGTGCTGCAATTGGCCGAAGCGCAGCGCGCGCACGAGGTCGTCTCGGCGAGTGAGCACTTTGGCAAGGTCGTGCTCGCGGTGAGGGACGACTGA
- a CDS encoding gamma carbonic anhydrase family protein, with amino-acid sequence MTIRIPQSGRVSADQDMQNIDSSVWIAASAELYGRIVIGPDCSLWPKCVIRSEAQEVRIGSHTNIQDFAMIHVGFDDPTTIGDFCSITHHATVHGATVEDDCLIGINAVIMDRAVIGRGSIVAPGAVVTEGTIIPPNSIVAGVPGKVIKQRDNSAENRVNAWSYLRNAQAYRQGEHRAWDGPEFKAYAKAKRRDEGLIS; translated from the coding sequence ATGACGATCAGGATACCGCAGTCTGGGCGTGTGAGTGCAGATCAAGATATGCAGAACATCGATTCGTCGGTCTGGATTGCTGCGAGCGCAGAACTCTACGGTCGCATCGTTATCGGCCCGGATTGTTCGCTATGGCCCAAGTGCGTGATTCGCTCCGAAGCCCAGGAAGTGCGGATCGGTAGTCATACGAATATCCAGGACTTCGCCATGATCCACGTCGGCTTCGATGATCCGACCACGATCGGTGACTTCTGCTCGATCACTCACCATGCCACCGTCCACGGTGCGACTGTTGAAGACGATTGCCTGATCGGCATCAACGCCGTGATCATGGATCGCGCCGTGATCGGTCGCGGATCGATTGTCGCACCTGGGGCCGTGGTGACGGAGGGAACGATCATTCCCCCGAACTCGATCGTCGCGGGCGTTCCCGGCAAGGTCATCAAACAGCGCGACAACTCGGCCGAGAATCGCGTGAACGCCTGGAGTTACTTGCGCAATGCGCAGGCCTATCGCCAAGGAGAACATCGGGCCTGGGACGGTCCGGAGTTCAAGGCGTACGCGAAAGCGAAGCGTCGGGATGAGGGGCTGATCTCCTGA
- a CDS encoding SOS response-associated peptidase — MCGRYTLFSDKEALAERFRFPSTELAELTPRYNIAPTSQILTVRAQDGERQPTLMRWGLIPHWAKPGQKLPLMINARVESVADKPAYRTALRTHRCLIVANGFYEWQPAIGPARRKLPHWIGLANREAFSMAGLYCSRRVEEELLNERELSCAIVTCPANEAVAPIHERMPVILHPEAEASWLDPELDGKAEELLRLLRPVPAESLLTQAVGFGVNSVKNDDPSLLEPGEDPQLGFD, encoded by the coding sequence GTGTGCGGACGCTACACTCTGTTCAGTGACAAAGAAGCCCTGGCCGAGCGCTTTCGCTTTCCGTCGACTGAACTCGCCGAGCTCACACCGCGTTACAACATCGCCCCGACCAGTCAGATCCTGACGGTTCGCGCGCAAGACGGCGAACGCCAGCCCACACTCATGCGCTGGGGTTTGATTCCGCACTGGGCCAAACCCGGACAGAAGCTACCGCTCATGATCAACGCGCGAGTCGAAAGCGTGGCGGACAAGCCCGCATATCGCACAGCGTTGAGAACACATCGTTGCCTGATCGTCGCAAACGGCTTCTACGAGTGGCAGCCAGCGATCGGCCCGGCCAGGCGCAAGCTTCCGCACTGGATCGGGCTCGCGAACCGCGAGGCGTTTTCCATGGCGGGGCTGTACTGCTCGCGTCGCGTCGAAGAAGAACTCCTGAACGAGCGCGAGTTGAGTTGCGCGATCGTGACCTGCCCTGCGAACGAAGCCGTTGCGCCGATTCACGAGCGCATGCCCGTGATTCTACATCCGGAGGCCGAGGCTTCCTGGCTCGACCCAGAACTCGACGGAAAGGCCGAAGAACTCTTGCGACTACTAAGGCCCGTACCCGCGGAGAGCTTGCTCACTCAAGCGGTGGGCTTCGGCGTCAACTCGGTCAAGAACGACGACCCGTCACTCCTGGAGCCGGGTGAAGATCCGCAACTCGGGTTCGATTGA
- a CDS encoding phytanoyl-CoA dioxygenase family protein: MHRATEAELKQYHDLGFFVRENVFSAEEIEGMRAGAENAHGQILEAANQPDSGAIEQVDNQKYQSVLGSRIKWEWSDDLRAVRSMEPTGHLDARLDAVIDDPRLYQPVASINGCETLSVFSDKLNVKRPGGAPFPWHQEGLYWENGAEDLGSVVSTLTYLDDATKENGCLWVIAGSHKHGNLKGLEDRGVLGALYTDVEQIEGEAIPTELSAGSVLYFHRDIVHGSQTNRTTSSRRVFVIAYQAGGLHVWNTDIKREVQLVR, translated from the coding sequence ATGCATCGAGCTACAGAAGCTGAATTGAAGCAGTACCACGACCTGGGTTTCTTCGTGCGGGAGAACGTCTTCTCCGCGGAAGAGATCGAAGGAATGCGAGCCGGCGCCGAGAACGCCCATGGTCAGATCCTGGAAGCGGCGAATCAACCCGATTCCGGTGCGATCGAGCAGGTGGACAACCAGAAGTACCAGTCCGTACTCGGATCGAGGATCAAGTGGGAGTGGAGTGACGATCTGCGCGCAGTGCGCTCCATGGAGCCGACCGGCCACCTCGATGCCCGCCTCGATGCCGTAATCGATGACCCGCGCCTGTACCAACCCGTCGCTTCGATCAACGGATGCGAAACCCTCAGTGTGTTCAGCGACAAGCTGAACGTGAAACGCCCCGGCGGCGCGCCATTCCCGTGGCATCAGGAAGGCCTGTACTGGGAAAACGGCGCCGAGGATCTGGGATCCGTCGTGAGCACGCTGACCTACCTCGACGATGCGACGAAAGAGAACGGTTGCCTCTGGGTCATCGCGGGCAGCCATAAGCACGGCAATCTGAAGGGTCTGGAGGATCGCGGCGTACTCGGAGCCCTGTACACCGATGTGGAACAGATCGAAGGCGAAGCCATTCCGACCGAGCTATCCGCCGGTAGCGTGCTCTACTTCCATCGCGACATCGTGCACGGCTCGCAGACCAATCGCACCACGTCCAGCCGCCGTGTATTCGTCATCGCGTATCAGGCGGGCGGCCTGCACGTCTGGAACACCGACATAAAGCGCGAAGTCCAGTTAGTGCGCTGA